The following proteins come from a genomic window of Diorhabda carinulata isolate Delta chromosome X, icDioCari1.1, whole genome shotgun sequence:
- the LOC130900527 gene encoding uncharacterized protein LOC130900527: MVREDDVFLAAVACVVLATATQRRRRRYWVKPSLRARTVYSGSDMLNDLQEDDRDPISGELRCDGSIKNFLRMTSCDVEWLIGQLGHRIGKKDTNYRKAIPVKEILAVTLRFLATGDSFSSLGYLFKISKSTISLMVPQILDGLIDCFKENVKVPSTPEEWLHHAKEYLRLWNFPHCVGAMDGKHVMLQAPIHTGSDYFNYKGFFSIVLLALVDANYCFSYVSVGKQCVERVLGKQYNQST, encoded by the exons ATGGTGCGAGAGGATGACGTGTTTCTCGCTGCAGTTGCGTGCGTTGTTTTGGCTACCGCTACTCAAAGGAGACGTAGGAGATACTGGGTGAAACCGTCCCTCAGAGCAAGGACTGTGTACAGTGGGAGTGATATGTTGAATGATCTGCAAGAAGACGATCGTGACCCTATTTCAGGCGAGCTAAGGTGCGACGGAAGCATCAAGAATTTCCTCCGCATGACCAGCTGTGATGTTGAGTGGTTGATCGGACAATTGGGGCACAGAATTGGGAAAAAGGACACCAACTACAGAAAAGCCATTCCAGTGAAAGAAATACTTGCGGTCACTTTGCGGTTTTTAGCTACAGGGGACTCGTTTTCAAGTTTaggatatttatttaaaatatcaaaatctacaATTTCATTGATGGTTCCACAAATACTAGATGGTTTGATTGATTGCTTCAAAGAAAATGTAAAG GTACCATCCACGCCTGAGGAATGGCTACACCATGCAAAAGAATATCTCCGACTCTGGAACTTTCCTCACTGCGTTGGCGCCATGGACGGCAAGCATGTAATGCTCCAAGCTCCAATACATACAGGAAGTGATTACTTTAACTACAAAGGATTCTTCAGTATAGTCCTGCTAGCTTTGGTCGATGCTAATTATTGCTTCTCCTACGTGTCTGTTGGCAAACAGTGCGTTGAACGAGTTCTTGGAAAGCAATACAATCAATCTACCTAA
- the LOC130900807 gene encoding tubulin alpha-1 chain, translating to MRECISVHVGQAGVQIGNACWELYCLEHGIQPDGQMPSDKTVGGGDDSFNTFFSETGAGKHVPRAVFVDLEPTVVDEVRTGTYRQLFHPEQLITGKEDAANNYARGHYTIGKEIVDLVLDRIRKLADQCTGLQGFLIFHSFGGGTGSGFTSLLMERLSVDYGKKSKLEFAIYPAPQVSTAVVEPYNSILTTHTTLEHSDCAFMVDNEAIYDICRRNLDIERPTYTNLNRLIGQIVSSITASLRFDGALNVDLTEFQTNLVPYPRIHFPLVTYAPVISAEKAYHEQLSVAEITNACFEPANQMVKCDPRHGKYMACCMLYRGDVVPKDVNAAIATIKTKRTIQFVDWCPTGFKVGINYQPPTVVPGGDLAKVQRAVCMLSNTTAIAEAWARLDHKFDLMYAKRAFVHWYVGEGMEEGEFSEAREDLAALEKDYEEVGMDSGEGEGEGAEEY from the coding sequence cgTGAATGTATCTCAGTCCATGTTGGCCAAGCTGGAGTCCAAATTGGAAATGCCTGTTGGGAATTGTACTGCCTGGAACATGGTATTCAACCTGATGGTCAGATGCCATCAGACAAAACTGTTGGAGGAGGCGATGACAGTTTCAACACTTTCTTCAGTGAAACTGGTGCCGGCAAACATGTTCCAAGAGCTGTTTTCGTAGATTTGGAACCAACAGTAGTGGATGAAGTACGTACTGGCACATACCGCCAATTGTTCCATCCAGAACAACTCATCACTGGTAAAGAAGATGCTGCCAACAATTATGCTAGAGGTCACTATACAATTGGTAAAGAAATAGTTGATTTGGTTTTGGACAGAATACGTAAATTGGCCGATCAATGTACTGGACTCCAAGGATTCTTGATCTTCCACTCGTTTGGTGGGGGTACTGGTTCTGGATTCACATCTTTGTTGATGGAACGTTTATCTGTGGACTATggcaaaaaatcaaaactagAATTTGCAATTTACCCAGCACCACAAGTATCAACTGCAGTAGTGGAACCCTACAACTCCATCTTGACCACCCACACCACTCTTGAACATTCTGACTGTGCCTTTATGGTTGACAATGAAGCAATCTACGACATCTGCAGACGTAACTTGGACATCGAGCGCCCCACTTACACCAACTTGAACAGATTGATTGGTCAAATTGTCTCTTCAATCACTGCTTCTTTGAGATTTGATGGTGCCCTTAACGTCGATTTGACAGAATTCCAAACTAACTTGGTTCCTTACCCTCGTATCCATTTCCCTCTGGTAACATATGCCCCAGTCATCTCTGCGGAAAAAGCCTACCATGAACAACTTTCTGTAGCTGAAATTACCAACGCCTGTTTTGAACCAGCTAATCAAATGGTTAAATGTGATCCAAGACATGGTAAATATATGGCTTGTTGTATGTTATACAGAGGTGATGTAGTACCAAAGGATGTTAATGCTGCTATTGCTACTATCAAGACGAAACGTACCATCCAATTCGTCGATTGGTGTCCTACTGGTTTCAAAGTAGGTATCAACTACCAACCACCTACTGTCGTGCCAGGAGGTGATTTGGCTAAAGTACAACGTGCTGTGTGCATGTTGTCCAATACCACTGCTATTGCTGAAGCTTGGGCAAGATTGGACCACAAATTCGATCTTATGTATGCCAAGAGAGCTTTTGTCCACTGGTACGTTGGTGAGGGTATGGAAGAAGGTGAATTTTCAGAAGCTCGTGAAGATTTGGCTGCACTTGAAAAAGATTATGAAGAAGTTGGTATGGACTCCGGAGAAGGAGAGGGAGAAGGCGCTGAAGAATATTAA